The Carassius carassius chromosome 31, fCarCar2.1, whole genome shotgun sequence genome includes a region encoding these proteins:
- the LOC132111482 gene encoding tau-tubulin kinase 1-like isoform X2, which translates to MQCVGPGVHVDENMNGAGEQVDILPSNCLVKERWKVLKKIGGGGFGEIYEAHDLLTRENVALKVESAQQPKQVLKMEVAVLKKLQGKNHVCKFIGCGRNDKFNYVVMQLQGRNLADLRRSQPRGTFSMSTTLRLGKQILESIDAIHSVGFLHRDIKPSNFAMGQLPSTCRKCYMLDFGLARQYTNTNGEVRPPRTVAGFRGTVRYASINAHKNKEMGRHDDLWSLFYMLVEFTVGQLPWRKIKDKEQVGQIKERYEHRNLLKHMPAEFHIFYDHVLDLDYYTKPDYQLLMSVIENCMKERVITENEPYDWEKSGTDTALPTSTHTPPQQNTRQTAAIIGVVNGTPVPGELPRESTDDVLRDEHLSNQENAPPALMPSRPSEPPPAPPAGEGWDETDFNHNKLRISISKTQVAVEDGKEPLGGVRSISPARGGEEEPQARPPRYRRVNSPESDRLSAAEDRGDAADKRSRLDMLGSPSRHVYSSQPAQMLSLEAGQGERLAGSHHDVSADGDQEAHSNAFIRSVPLAEEEDFDSREWVMIDKDTELKDFYPGAEPTTSGTTDEEPEELRPLEDQEERRRKGHMHGGAEAVVRPKTQRGMLIVAEDEGAGPSPTHSPCHSLPHTCPRRSESEPFGHEGPAAVAEPLPSSSQTRLKRVDFVSGVLMFDNLREEGAKTGGSTSDGSPRSSEGSPEGAASTLLASAHRDHDQEEGSRTLVLVSAGNGQVSPGDGQGTLAAMTPQGERPMPDESEPGPLSSFVKSEPRPIIMTTAAVITSGSSSPPFTKVERTFIHIAETTHLNIMMARHRPPGLDELMSTEHVKEMGGKKEERERVTERERKESEGISSKREEDEGEKEEDEAEEKVIMNDREKAEALSHDQSETTVFKEEEVSREVKMEGRPDGFAPEVEKQREHEQKESPSETPEQHRDPEVEDEKDMSPPEAESPDRKPLQQRRSRIPVLMSEEETGSDKSSQMSQEQLQRTRKSRQHQLARLVLERKQTHLNRSRSASSHSTTLSTTASEDETHQSDDSARGDRGADGRIRSRIPRPVTPIMGTSDQLGGTTLPQTQRSVSFIQYRTNSSINPKIQKSASLHTNIHQQPPKPQLRPSKTLPPRTPSSGPSLSQASRTATRTIARTSALYATRSISTSPRSHATSRTDSPSPQRIRRQPAANETQQQPKPPCPSQSKSKPQDSTPKKSKTHPSTSSQMAKKDPMESKTKTR; encoded by the exons ATGCAGTGCGTAGGGCCAGGTGTCCACGTCGACGAAAACATGAACGGGGCGGGGGAGCAGGTCGACATCCTGCCCTCCAACTGCTTGGTAAAGGAGCGCTGGAAAGTG CTGAAGAAGATTGGGGGTGGAGGGTTCGGGGAGATCTATGAGGCCCATGACCTGTTGACACGGGAGAATGTGGCTCTTAAGGTGGAATCCGCTCAACAGCCAAAACAAGTGCTAAAGATGGAGGTTGCTGTGCTAAAGAAACTTCAAG GAAAGAATCATGTTTGCAAATTTATTGGATGTGGAAGAAATGACAAGTTCAATTACGTGGTCATGCAGCTGCAG GGAAGGAATCTCGCTGATCTCAGGAGGAGTCAGCCTAGAGGGACGTTCAGTATGAGCACGACTCTACGGTTGGGGAAACAGATTCTGGAGTCTATTGATGCCATTCACTCTGTGGGCTTCCTGCACAGAGACATTAAACCT TCTAATTTTGCCATGGGCCAATTGCCGTCTACCTGTAGGAAGTGTTACATGCTGGACTTTGGTTTGGCACGACAGTACACTAATACAAATGGGGAGGTGCGACCT CCCAGGACAGTGGCTGGGTTCAGAGGGACAGTACGCTACGCTTCCATTAACGCTCATAAAAACAAG GAAATGGGTCGTCATGATGATCTGTGGTCATTGTTTTATATGCTGGTAGAGTTTACTGTTGGACAGTTACCATGGCGTAAAATAAAAGATAAG GAGCAGGTAGGACAGATTAAAGAGCGCTATGAGCACAGGAATCTGTTGAAACACATGCCTGCTGAGTTTCATATCTTTTATGACCATGTGCTGGATTTAGATTACTACACCAAACCAGATTATCAG TTGCTAATGTCGGTAATCGAGAACTGCATGAAAGAGAGGGTGATAACAGAAAATGAGCCTTATGACTGGGAAAAATCTGGAACGGATACAGCCCTCCCCACCAGCACACACACGCCACCACAACAAAACACACGGCAAACTGCTGCCATCATAGG GGTGGTGAATGGGACACCAGTACCTGGTGAATTACCGAGGGAAAGCACTGATGATGTTCTGCGAGATGAACACCTGAGTAACCAAGAGAACGCTCCACCTGCTTTGATGCCCAGCAGGCCAAGCGAACCTCCTCCAGCCCCACCTGCTGGTGAAGGATGGGATGAAACTGACTTCAACCATAACAAACTCAGGATCAGCATCAGTAAG ACACAAGTAGCAGTAGAGGATGGGAAGGAGCCTTTAGGAGGAGTAAGGTCCATTTCCCCAGCGAGGGGTGGAGAAGAAGAACCTCAGGCCCGTCCTCCAAGGTACCGGAGAGTCAATAGCCCAGAATCTGACCGCCTGTCTGCTGCAGAGGATAGAGGCGATGCCGCAGATAAACG CTCTCGTTTGGACATGCTGGGTTCTCCATCCAGGCACGTCTACTCTTCCCAGCCTGCTCAAATGCTCTCTTTAGAAGCTGGACAAGGAGAACGATTGGCAGGTAGCCATCATGATGTCTCTGCAGATGGTGACCAGGAAGCCCACAGCAATGCCTTCATCCGCTCAGTCCCGCTGGCAGAGGAGGAGGACTTTGACAGCAGGGAGTGGGTGATGATTGACAAAGATACAGAGTTAAAAGACTTCTATCCTGGGGCAGAGCCCACCACCTCAGGCACCACGGATGAGGAACCAGAGGAATTGCGCCCCCTTGAGGACCAAGAGGAGAGGAGAAGGAAAGGACATATGCATGGTGGAGCTGAGGCTGTGGTACGACCCAAAACGCAACGTGGGATGTTGATTGTAGCAGAGGATGAGGGGGCGGGACCGAGCCCCACCCATTCACCTTGTCACTCGTTGCCTCATACCTGCCCAAGAAGGAGTGAGTCAGAGCCATTTGGACATGAAGGACCG GCCGCAGTGGCTGAACCTTTGCCTTCTTCCTCTCAGACACGTCTGAAGCGAGTCGACTTTGTGTCTGGTGTGTTGATGTTTGACAATCTAAGAGAAGAGGGTGCGAAGACTGGAGGCTCCACCAGTGATGGAAGCCCTCGGAGTAGTGAGGGAAGCCCAGAGGGTGCTGCATCCACTCTACTCGCCTCGGCCCACCGGGACCACGACCAGGAAGAGGGCTCACGCACGCTGGTGCTTGTGTCTGCCGGAAACGGGCAGGTTTCACCTGGAGACGGGCAGGGAACTCTCGCCGCGATGACACCGCAGGGAGAGCGACCCATGCCGGATGAATCCGAACCCGGGCCTCTCTCCTCCTTCGTTAAGTCAGAGCCCAGACCTATCATCATGACAACTGCAGCTGTTATCACCAGCGGTTCTTCCTCACCACCATTCACTAAGGTGGAACGCACTTTTATTCACATTGCTGAGACGACGCATCTCAATATCATGATGGCCAGACACCGTCCGCCTGGCCTGGATGAGCTGATGTCTACTGAGCATGTGAAAGAGATGGGAGGAAAGAAAGAGGAGAGGGAAAGGGTCACTGAACGAGAGCGAAAGGAAAGTGAGGGGATTTCATCAAAAAGAGAAGAGGATGAGGGGGAAAAGGAAGAGGATGAAGCTGAAGAAAAAGTAATTATGAATGACAGAGAGAAGGCAGAGGCTTTGTCACATGACCAGTCAGAGACTACAGTTTTTAAGGAAGAAGAAGTCTCCAGAGAAGTCAAAATGGAAGGCAGACCAGATGGGTTTGCACCAGAAGTAGAGAAGCAAAGGGAACATGAGCAGAAAGAGAGTCCTTCAGAAACACCTGAACAACACAGAGATCCAGAGGTGGAGGATGAGAAGGACATGTCTCCACCAGAGGCGGAGTCACCTGATAGAAAGCCTCTCCAGCAGAGGCGGAGCCGTATCCCTGTGCTTATGTCGGAGGAGGAAACAGGCTCAGACAAATCTTCGCAGATGAGTCAAGAGCAGTTGCAGCGAACTCGCAAAAGCCGACAACATCAGCTGGCACGTCTTGTCTTGGAGCGTAAACAAACCCACCTGAATCGTTCTCGCTCCGCTTCCTCGCACTCCACGACACTCTCAACCACTGCATCTGAAGATGAAACCCACCAATCAGACGACTCAGCGAGAGGAGATAGAGGAGCAGATGGGAGGATTAGGAGCAGGATTCCTCGTCCAGTCACACCTATCATGGGGACATCTGACCAACTAGGGGGCACGACCCTTCCACAAACCCAGAGATCTGTGTCTTTCATTCAGTACAG AACCAACAGTTCTATCAATCCCAAGATCCAAAAGTCTGCAAGTCTGCACACAAATATCCATCAGCAGCCACCTAAACCTCAGCTCCGTCCCTCTAAAACACTTCCACCCCGTACTCCATCTTCAGGCCCCTCCCTCTCACAAGCAAGTCGGACCGCCACACGTACCATTGCTCGTACCTCAGCACTTTATGCCACCCGGAGCATCAGCACCTCTCCTCGGAGCCATGCCACCTCTCGCACTGACAGCCCTTCGCCTCAGCGCATTCGTCGACAGCCTGCAGCCAATGAAACGCAACAACAGCCCAAACCTCCTTGCCCGTCGCAGTCCAAATCCAAACCTCAGGATTCCACCCCCAAAAAAAGCAAAACCCACCCATCAACCTCATCGCAAATGGCAAAGAAAGATCCAATGGAATCAAAGACTAAAACAAGATAA
- the LOC132111482 gene encoding tau-tubulin kinase 1-like isoform X1, whose amino-acid sequence MQCVGPGVHVDENMNGAGEQVDILPSNCLVKERWKVLKKIGGGGFGEIYEAHDLLTRENVALKVESAQQPKQVLKMEVAVLKKLQGKNHVCKFIGCGRNDKFNYVVMQLQGRNLADLRRSQPRGTFSMSTTLRLGKQILESIDAIHSVGFLHRDIKPSNFAMGQLPSTCRKCYMLDFGLARQYTNTNGEVRPPRTVAGFRGTVRYASINAHKNKEMGRHDDLWSLFYMLVEFTVGQLPWRKIKDKEQVGQIKERYEHRNLLKHMPAEFHIFYDHVLDLDYYTKPDYQLLMSVIENCMKERVITENEPYDWEKSGTDTALPTSTHTPPQQNTRQTAAIIGVVNGTPVPGELPRESTDDVLRDEHLSNQENAPPALMPSRPSEPPPAPPAGEGWDETDFNHNKLRISISKVTQVAVEDGKEPLGGVRSISPARGGEEEPQARPPRYRRVNSPESDRLSAAEDRGDAADKRSRLDMLGSPSRHVYSSQPAQMLSLEAGQGERLAGSHHDVSADGDQEAHSNAFIRSVPLAEEEDFDSREWVMIDKDTELKDFYPGAEPTTSGTTDEEPEELRPLEDQEERRRKGHMHGGAEAVVRPKTQRGMLIVAEDEGAGPSPTHSPCHSLPHTCPRRSESEPFGHEGPAAVAEPLPSSSQTRLKRVDFVSGVLMFDNLREEGAKTGGSTSDGSPRSSEGSPEGAASTLLASAHRDHDQEEGSRTLVLVSAGNGQVSPGDGQGTLAAMTPQGERPMPDESEPGPLSSFVKSEPRPIIMTTAAVITSGSSSPPFTKVERTFIHIAETTHLNIMMARHRPPGLDELMSTEHVKEMGGKKEERERVTERERKESEGISSKREEDEGEKEEDEAEEKVIMNDREKAEALSHDQSETTVFKEEEVSREVKMEGRPDGFAPEVEKQREHEQKESPSETPEQHRDPEVEDEKDMSPPEAESPDRKPLQQRRSRIPVLMSEEETGSDKSSQMSQEQLQRTRKSRQHQLARLVLERKQTHLNRSRSASSHSTTLSTTASEDETHQSDDSARGDRGADGRIRSRIPRPVTPIMGTSDQLGGTTLPQTQRSVSFIQYRTNSSINPKIQKSASLHTNIHQQPPKPQLRPSKTLPPRTPSSGPSLSQASRTATRTIARTSALYATRSISTSPRSHATSRTDSPSPQRIRRQPAANETQQQPKPPCPSQSKSKPQDSTPKKSKTHPSTSSQMAKKDPMESKTKTR is encoded by the exons ATGCAGTGCGTAGGGCCAGGTGTCCACGTCGACGAAAACATGAACGGGGCGGGGGAGCAGGTCGACATCCTGCCCTCCAACTGCTTGGTAAAGGAGCGCTGGAAAGTG CTGAAGAAGATTGGGGGTGGAGGGTTCGGGGAGATCTATGAGGCCCATGACCTGTTGACACGGGAGAATGTGGCTCTTAAGGTGGAATCCGCTCAACAGCCAAAACAAGTGCTAAAGATGGAGGTTGCTGTGCTAAAGAAACTTCAAG GAAAGAATCATGTTTGCAAATTTATTGGATGTGGAAGAAATGACAAGTTCAATTACGTGGTCATGCAGCTGCAG GGAAGGAATCTCGCTGATCTCAGGAGGAGTCAGCCTAGAGGGACGTTCAGTATGAGCACGACTCTACGGTTGGGGAAACAGATTCTGGAGTCTATTGATGCCATTCACTCTGTGGGCTTCCTGCACAGAGACATTAAACCT TCTAATTTTGCCATGGGCCAATTGCCGTCTACCTGTAGGAAGTGTTACATGCTGGACTTTGGTTTGGCACGACAGTACACTAATACAAATGGGGAGGTGCGACCT CCCAGGACAGTGGCTGGGTTCAGAGGGACAGTACGCTACGCTTCCATTAACGCTCATAAAAACAAG GAAATGGGTCGTCATGATGATCTGTGGTCATTGTTTTATATGCTGGTAGAGTTTACTGTTGGACAGTTACCATGGCGTAAAATAAAAGATAAG GAGCAGGTAGGACAGATTAAAGAGCGCTATGAGCACAGGAATCTGTTGAAACACATGCCTGCTGAGTTTCATATCTTTTATGACCATGTGCTGGATTTAGATTACTACACCAAACCAGATTATCAG TTGCTAATGTCGGTAATCGAGAACTGCATGAAAGAGAGGGTGATAACAGAAAATGAGCCTTATGACTGGGAAAAATCTGGAACGGATACAGCCCTCCCCACCAGCACACACACGCCACCACAACAAAACACACGGCAAACTGCTGCCATCATAGG GGTGGTGAATGGGACACCAGTACCTGGTGAATTACCGAGGGAAAGCACTGATGATGTTCTGCGAGATGAACACCTGAGTAACCAAGAGAACGCTCCACCTGCTTTGATGCCCAGCAGGCCAAGCGAACCTCCTCCAGCCCCACCTGCTGGTGAAGGATGGGATGAAACTGACTTCAACCATAACAAACTCAGGATCAGCATCAGTAAGgta ACACAAGTAGCAGTAGAGGATGGGAAGGAGCCTTTAGGAGGAGTAAGGTCCATTTCCCCAGCGAGGGGTGGAGAAGAAGAACCTCAGGCCCGTCCTCCAAGGTACCGGAGAGTCAATAGCCCAGAATCTGACCGCCTGTCTGCTGCAGAGGATAGAGGCGATGCCGCAGATAAACG CTCTCGTTTGGACATGCTGGGTTCTCCATCCAGGCACGTCTACTCTTCCCAGCCTGCTCAAATGCTCTCTTTAGAAGCTGGACAAGGAGAACGATTGGCAGGTAGCCATCATGATGTCTCTGCAGATGGTGACCAGGAAGCCCACAGCAATGCCTTCATCCGCTCAGTCCCGCTGGCAGAGGAGGAGGACTTTGACAGCAGGGAGTGGGTGATGATTGACAAAGATACAGAGTTAAAAGACTTCTATCCTGGGGCAGAGCCCACCACCTCAGGCACCACGGATGAGGAACCAGAGGAATTGCGCCCCCTTGAGGACCAAGAGGAGAGGAGAAGGAAAGGACATATGCATGGTGGAGCTGAGGCTGTGGTACGACCCAAAACGCAACGTGGGATGTTGATTGTAGCAGAGGATGAGGGGGCGGGACCGAGCCCCACCCATTCACCTTGTCACTCGTTGCCTCATACCTGCCCAAGAAGGAGTGAGTCAGAGCCATTTGGACATGAAGGACCG GCCGCAGTGGCTGAACCTTTGCCTTCTTCCTCTCAGACACGTCTGAAGCGAGTCGACTTTGTGTCTGGTGTGTTGATGTTTGACAATCTAAGAGAAGAGGGTGCGAAGACTGGAGGCTCCACCAGTGATGGAAGCCCTCGGAGTAGTGAGGGAAGCCCAGAGGGTGCTGCATCCACTCTACTCGCCTCGGCCCACCGGGACCACGACCAGGAAGAGGGCTCACGCACGCTGGTGCTTGTGTCTGCCGGAAACGGGCAGGTTTCACCTGGAGACGGGCAGGGAACTCTCGCCGCGATGACACCGCAGGGAGAGCGACCCATGCCGGATGAATCCGAACCCGGGCCTCTCTCCTCCTTCGTTAAGTCAGAGCCCAGACCTATCATCATGACAACTGCAGCTGTTATCACCAGCGGTTCTTCCTCACCACCATTCACTAAGGTGGAACGCACTTTTATTCACATTGCTGAGACGACGCATCTCAATATCATGATGGCCAGACACCGTCCGCCTGGCCTGGATGAGCTGATGTCTACTGAGCATGTGAAAGAGATGGGAGGAAAGAAAGAGGAGAGGGAAAGGGTCACTGAACGAGAGCGAAAGGAAAGTGAGGGGATTTCATCAAAAAGAGAAGAGGATGAGGGGGAAAAGGAAGAGGATGAAGCTGAAGAAAAAGTAATTATGAATGACAGAGAGAAGGCAGAGGCTTTGTCACATGACCAGTCAGAGACTACAGTTTTTAAGGAAGAAGAAGTCTCCAGAGAAGTCAAAATGGAAGGCAGACCAGATGGGTTTGCACCAGAAGTAGAGAAGCAAAGGGAACATGAGCAGAAAGAGAGTCCTTCAGAAACACCTGAACAACACAGAGATCCAGAGGTGGAGGATGAGAAGGACATGTCTCCACCAGAGGCGGAGTCACCTGATAGAAAGCCTCTCCAGCAGAGGCGGAGCCGTATCCCTGTGCTTATGTCGGAGGAGGAAACAGGCTCAGACAAATCTTCGCAGATGAGTCAAGAGCAGTTGCAGCGAACTCGCAAAAGCCGACAACATCAGCTGGCACGTCTTGTCTTGGAGCGTAAACAAACCCACCTGAATCGTTCTCGCTCCGCTTCCTCGCACTCCACGACACTCTCAACCACTGCATCTGAAGATGAAACCCACCAATCAGACGACTCAGCGAGAGGAGATAGAGGAGCAGATGGGAGGATTAGGAGCAGGATTCCTCGTCCAGTCACACCTATCATGGGGACATCTGACCAACTAGGGGGCACGACCCTTCCACAAACCCAGAGATCTGTGTCTTTCATTCAGTACAG AACCAACAGTTCTATCAATCCCAAGATCCAAAAGTCTGCAAGTCTGCACACAAATATCCATCAGCAGCCACCTAAACCTCAGCTCCGTCCCTCTAAAACACTTCCACCCCGTACTCCATCTTCAGGCCCCTCCCTCTCACAAGCAAGTCGGACCGCCACACGTACCATTGCTCGTACCTCAGCACTTTATGCCACCCGGAGCATCAGCACCTCTCCTCGGAGCCATGCCACCTCTCGCACTGACAGCCCTTCGCCTCAGCGCATTCGTCGACAGCCTGCAGCCAATGAAACGCAACAACAGCCCAAACCTCCTTGCCCGTCGCAGTCCAAATCCAAACCTCAGGATTCCACCCCCAAAAAAAGCAAAACCCACCCATCAACCTCATCGCAAATGGCAAAGAAAGATCCAATGGAATCAAAGACTAAAACAAGATAA